A single window of Periophthalmus magnuspinnatus isolate fPerMag1 chromosome 22, fPerMag1.2.pri, whole genome shotgun sequence DNA harbors:
- the si:dkey-13p1.4 gene encoding transmembrane protein 151B has translation MSSLNPESEEVTAATAPSEDGTGGRQELTGASDVPEEQRPEQQSLGACMCREAHWRCLILSLLMYSCLGTVAWCQLTTVTKISFKSSFSPPLTAPLSSPLRGASGVGFGGHSMIYHDSPCSDGYIYIPLAFLVMLYVLYMVECWHCQARSELQRKADIDSVYERVLKMRQAQPCIWWKAISYHFVRRTRQVTRYRSGDAYISTQVYHERVNTHLAEGEFDYSRCGVKDVSRELKGLESHAATRLRFTKCFSFTETGPENDYLNQRARFFSDVEGLDDYMEAREGMLLKNVEFRENIMVYMDPDKMPWYSSQVAFWLAAFLMLSWPLRVLSEYRTAFVHYRIEKLFGLEYIPSTPSSQQNDQLIENHTGCVIPRVDTLDSTELEVHIRCNRQVIPSYSEAMLINTSTTDSISLQDTDYTSSSDCLLLDRSQTPLSYGAVLTPDTCEQSSGPTQQEGRQRRSTITSSCSSVLSCHGTLYLSHPSSDTSRFSLCRMYGSQRTLGFWRSRSSSLSEPWCEQSCQPSTSVSPPSYRDAHFFPVLIVQHSESRGGETGHEGRSCCLRRGSCVETAL, from the exons ATGAGCTCCCTAAATCCGGAGAGTGAGGAGGTAACCGCGGCTACTGCTCCAAGTGAAGATGGGACAGGGGGAAGACAGGAGTTGACAGGCGCAAGTGATGTCCCGGAGGAG CAGCGTCCGGAGCAGCAGTCTCTGGGAGCGTGCATGTGCCGGGAGGCCCACTGGCGCTGCTTGATCCTCTCATTGTTAATGTACAGCTGCCTGGGCACAGTGGCCTGGTGTCAGCTCACCACTGTCACCAAGATCAGTTTCAAGTCTTCCTTCAGCCCCCctctcactgctcctctgtcctcacctCTGCGGGGTGCTTCTGGGGTGGGCTTTGGGGGCCACTCCATGATCTACCACGACAGCCCCTGCTCTGACGGCTACATCTACATCCCTCTGGCATTCCTTGTGATGCTCTATGTGCTGTACATGGTGGAATGCTGGCACTGTCAAGCCAGAAGTGAGCTGCAGCGTAAGGCAGACATTGACAGCGTATATGAGCGTGTGCTAAAGATGCGACAAGCCCAGCCCTGCATCTGGTGGAAAGCCATTAGTTACCACTTTGTCCGCCGGACACGACAAGTGACTAGATACAGAAGTGGTGATGCTTACATCTCTACTCAGGTGTACCACGAAAGAGTGAACACCCATCTGGCTGAGGGGGAGTTCGACTACAGTCGGTGTGGTGTGAAGGATGTCTCCCGTGAACTCAAGGGTTTGGAGTCCCACGCAGCCACAAGACTCAGATTTACTAAGTGCTTCAGCTTTACTGAGACAGGCCCTGAAAATGATTATTTGAACCAGAGAGCAAGATTCTTTTCTGATGTGGAGGGTTTGGATGACTACATGGAGGCCAGGGAGGGTATGCTATTGAAAAATGTGGAGTTTAGAGAGAACATAATGGTCTACATGGACCCAGATAAGATGCCTTGGTACAGTTCACAGGTGGCATTCTGGCTTGCAGCTTTCCTCATGTTGTCTTGGCCACTTCGAGTCCTCAGTGAATACCGCACTGCATTTGTGCATTACAGAATAGAAAAACTGTTTGGCTTAGAGTACATTCCAAGCACACCCTCCAGCCAACAAAATGACCAGTTAATTGAAAACCATACCGGCTGTGTTATTCCTAGAGTGGACACATTAGACAGCACAGAGTTGGAGGTGCACATACGTTGTAATAGACAAGTCATTCCAAGCTACTCTGAGGCTATGCTAATAAACACAAGCACCACTGATTCCATCTCTCTACAGGACACAGACTACACCTCTTCTTCAGACTGCCTCCTGTTGGACCGGAGTCAGACTCCGCTCAGTTATGGTGCAGTACTCACTCCAGATACCTGCGAGCAAAGCAGCGGGCCTACCCAACAAGAGGGCAGACAAAGAAGAAGTACCATTACCAgcagctgctcctctgtcttGTCATGTCATGGGACACTGTACCTTTCACATCCGTCCTCAGACACCTCACGCTTCTCTCTGTGCCGCATGTATGGTTCCCAGCGAACTTTGGGCTTTTGGAGAAGTCGTAGCAGCAGCCTTAGTGAACCCTGGTGTGAGCAGTCCTGTCAACCAAGCACCAGTGTCAGCCCCCCCTCATACAGGGACGCACACTTCTTCCCTGTACTAATAGTGCAGCATTCAGAAAGCAGAGGTGGTGAGACTGGACATGAGGGGAGGAGCTGTTGTTTACGTAGGGGGTCATGTGTGGAGACAGCACTGTGA
- the rpap1 gene encoding RNA polymerase II-associated protein 1: MLRRPQPTDSEADLLREQEWFLSSGAQAAASVVRRPDKRRPQSGATEDPQETGDGQRDVVSIEDLPDEVPSLTPAPPKKSRFKSRHVTFEHEDAEEQLDRHDTHISAVLSRIIEKDTSSVPVSLPKFTGMAFPKVHHRSQHCEMPETSGPGRKKSIFACQITAQRLKEGKTPSLTSQTQTKTTDQTKKDLVMSFSVNTDQAVEAGFRLISGQSLGVRGGSEEAMRIHRENQEKLHGMSELEILNERKRLLSQLDPRLVEFVKSCKAQDIPSSAPAPHPSRDLSAPPCDAVGQSPSALVDVEMEPEQEPATEADLPVKPHKDWVHMDKLEPEKLEWMRDLPPPRKKGTNKAMQARFNFAGTLIPPAEDLPTHLGLHHHGDEPERAGYSLQELFLLSRSQVIQQRTLALSTLAKIISKARCGEYQSSLKGSVLSSLLDAGLLFLLRFSLDDSVEGVLCAAVHALHALLVCAEDEACMDNVFCWFNGIASFPLLPSANEEEEDEPLKETKEKQDEKSDYEVARQDVVKGLLKMKLLPRLRYILEVVRPSPHVIHYIMELIIRLARHSTSSATQVLDCPRLIEVILRHFLPTTWTAPASTPPKSVYGLPQASVLKLLRVLSTAGRHLCARILNSHGVKERLSCLLSAEPGDLLLGEAEAIRICTEAYRLWAVAARYGQACDLYLDLYPALLMSLQSPGCLASSEPLSPKRLQRLLALVCLLTQITHTAGCHQELQTAMLSTGGEECLPPPPVCWEHVSGLQQTLVSHLKSYVKGLDCDDQREISLTLIPAYLIYLQAYYHQLSLQKSFSPVHTLEELEGLASELITLLSHRVVQGLIKNLKYFSMVCNVLQCHAETTANLPGLSCPGWRDAPGLASATSPFPLLTGLALLLDTITTIHKGLTLKFSGVLSEPVLEYLDCCTARATPALSLTRAWFMRHEHHILYLLLRLANRLVPVSPEVAKQTPLFHRMALVLLCSLLPGSEFMAHELLSNIIFSKAFIPEGHSGGPEAVDLGELRLKEDSSSSHHALGSLLREACAQLPSIRACFLTHLAHLEPTVVVSKNLFLGRTPWITSQFLPDLSGPILPSDWPYLPLVSLYERAGVSEDGGLSVQELPLGALIAVTHCLQWLLVLEVWREEALKVIPPVAKLSRLSCIFLCSSDLFLEKPIQSLTWALFRLLTRASHLNSLDLSIPPLGLASFQDLYSSLLTQYQAVSFGDPLFGCWMLLPLQRRYSVALRLAVFGEHVGMLRSLSVTVEQLPIALENFTSPPEDCLALLRLYFRCLLTGTLKQRWCPVLYVVALSHLNSFIFSQHAAAQEVEAARISMLRKIFYLTDEVLKKHLLLFRLPQQQSDCGFDLYEQLPPIRARRLEQVLRPQEPSNDKDHRDESER; the protein is encoded by the exons ATGCTGCGGCGCCCCCAGCCTACAGACTCGGAGGCGGACCTGTTGAGGGAGCAGGAGTGGTTCCTGAGCTCTGGAGCCCAGGCCGCTGCAAGTGTGGTCCGCCGACCGGACAAAAGAAGACCTCAGAGTGGAGCAACGGAGGATCCACAGGAGACTGGTGATGGGCAGAGGGATGTCGTCTCCATAGAAG ATCTTCCAGATGAAGTGCCCTCGCTGACACCGGCGCCACCAAAGAAGTCCAGGTTCAAGTCCCGCCATGTGACCTTTGAGCATGAGGATGCAGAGGAACAACTGGACAGACATGACACTCACATCAGTGCTGTCCTATCTAGAATAATT gaAAAAGATACcagctctgtccctgtgtcactACCAAAGTTTACTGGCATGGCTTTTCCCAAAGTACACCATCGCTCTCAACATTGTGAG ATGCCTGAAACTTCTGGTCCCGGCCGTAAAAAGAGCATCTTTGCATGCCAAATCACTGCTCAAAGACTTAAAGAGGGAAAGACACCAAGTTTAACTTCACAGACACAAACCAAGACCACAGACCAAACCAAGAAAGATTTGGTGATGAGCTTCAGTGTTAATACAG ACCAAGCTGTAGAGGCGGGCTTCAGACTGATTTCTGGGCAGAGTCTTGGGGTGCGAGGTGGCTCAGAGGAGGCCATGAGAATCCACAGAGAGAATCAAGAGAAACTACATGGAATGTCGGAGTTAGAGATCCTGAATGAGCGGAAGAGGCTTCTGTCTCAGCTTG ATCCAAGGCTGGTAGAGTTCGTAAAATCATGCAAAGCCCAAGACattccctcctctgcaccagcGCCCCATCCATCTAGAGACCTGAGTGCTCCTCCTTGTGATGCTGTGGGTCAGTCCCCAAGTGCTCTTGTGGATGTGGAGATGGAGCCAGAGCAAGAACCTGCCACTG AAGCTGACTTGCCAGTGAAGCCTCACAAAGACTGGGTGCATATGGATAAGTTGGAACCCGAGAAGCTGGAGTGGATGAGAGACTTGCCGCCACCAAGAAAAAAGGGAACCAACAAA GCCATGCAGGCACGCTTCAACTTTGCAGGGACACTGATCCCACCGGCTGAAGACCTGCCCACTCACCTGGGTCTGCATCACCACGGAGATGAACCGGAG CGAGCAGGGTATTCTCTCCAGGAACTGTTCCTGCTTTCTCGGAGTCAAGTAATCCAACAGAGGACTTTGGCTCTTAGCACTTTGGCAAAAATTATTTCTAAG GCCCGATGTGGTGAGTACCAGTCCTCCCTGAAGGGCTCTgtgctctcctctctgctcgaCGCTGGCCTGCTCTTCCTGCTGCGCTTCTCTCTGGATGACAGTGTGGAGGGTGTCCTATGTGCTGCTGTGCACGCTCTCCACGCATTACTTGTGTGTGCCGAAGACGAA GCATGTATGGACAATGTTTTCTGTTGGTTTAATGGCATTGCCTCATTTCCTCTGCTGCCATCTGccaatgaggaggaggaggatgagccTCTCAAAGAGACCAAAGAAAAGCAGGACGAAAAGAGCGATTATGAGGTGGCGAGGCAGGATGTTGTTAAG ggTTTGCTAAAAATGAAGCTTCTTCCTCGACTGCGATACATTCTGGAAGTTGTCCGTCCATCTCCTCACGTCATCCATTACATAATGGAGCTCATTATTCGGCTTGCGAGGCACTCCACTTCCTCTGCCACTCAG GTGTTGGACTGCCCTCGTCTGATTGAGGTGATCCTGCGGCACTTCCTGCCTACCACTTGGACAGCCCCTGCCTCAACCCCTCCTAAGTCTGTGTATGGACTCCCACAAGCCAGTGTGCTAAAGCTGCTTAGAGTGCTGTCTACAGCTGGCAGACATCTCTGTGCCAGAATT TTGAACTCTCATGGGGTGAAGGAGCgcctctcctgtctgctcagTGCTGAGCCTGGCGACCTGCTGCTGGGGGAAGCTGAGGCTATAAGGATTTGCACTGAAGCCTACCGACTGTGGGCTGTGGCAGCCCGCTATGGACAGGCCTGTGACCTATACCT TGATCTGTATCCAGCCTTACTGATGTCCCTCCAGTCTCCTGGTTGCCTAGCCTCATCAGAGCCTCTGTCACCGAAGCGACTGCAGAGGCTGCTGGCACTGGTTTGTCTGCTCACTCAGATCACTCACACAGCTGGATGCCACCAGGAGCTGCAGACCGCTATGCTCAG TACTGGTGGTGAAGAGTGCCTgcctcctccacctgtttgcTGGGAGCATGTCTCTGGACTGCAGCAGACCTTGGTGTCTCATTTAAAGAGCTATGTAAAAGGGCTTGATTGTGATGACCAGAGAGAAATCAGCCTGACTCTTATCCCTGCTTACCTCATCTACCTACAGGCATATTATCATCAACTCTCTCTACAG AAGAGCTTCAGTCCAGTACACACCCTAGAGGAACTGGAGGGGCTGGCATCAGAGCTCATCACTCTGCTGTCACATCGTGTGGTACAAGGCCTCATTAAGAATCTCAA GTATTTCTCAATGGTGTGTAATGTTCTCCAGTGCCATGCTGAGACAACTGCAAATCTACCTGGTCTGTCTTGTCCCGGATGGAGGGACGCTCCTGGGTTAGCTTCAGCCACTTCCCCTTTCCCTCTTTTGACAGGACTGGCCCTTCTGCTGGACACCATCACAACCATCCACAAAGGCCTCACATTAAAG TTCTCTGGTGTGCTTTCAGAGCCTGTTCTTGAATATCTTGACTGCTGCACTGCCCGAGCCACCCCTGCCTTGTCCCTCACTAGAGCCTGGTTCATGCGCCATGAGCACCATATCCTGTACCTGCTGCTGCGACTGGCCAACAGGCTG GTTCCTGTTAGTCCAGAAGTAGCCAAACAAACCCCACTCTTCCACCGGATGGCGCTGGTTCTGTTGTGTTCTCTGTTACCGGGAAGTGAATTCATGGCTCATGAGCTTCTCTCAAACATCATTTTCAGCAAGGCCTTCATACC AGAGGGCCACAGTGGAGGACCGGAGGCAGTTGATCTGGGGGAACTAAGGCTCAAGGAGGACTCCTCCAGTTCTCATCATGCCCTAGGCTCTCTGCTCAGAGAGGCCTGTGCCCAGCTGCCCTCCATCCGGGCTTGCTTCCTCACCCATTTGGCCCATTTAGAACCGACTGTGGTAGTGTCCAAGAACTTGTTCCTCGGTCGAACTCCTTGGATAACATCCCAGTTCCTCCCAGACCTTAGTGGTCCTATCCTGCCCTCCGATTGGCCCTACCTTCCCCTAGTGAGCCTGTATGAGCGGGCTGGGGTGTCTGAGGATGGGGGGCTTTCTGTTCAAGAGCTACCCCTGGGAGCACTCATTGCTGTGACCCATTGCCTCCAGTGGCTGCTGGTGCTGGAGGTCTGGAGAGAGGAGGCTCTAAAG GTGATTCCGCCTGTAGCCAAACTGTCCCGTTTGTCTTGTATATTCCTCTGCTCCAGCGACCTGTTTCTGGAGAAACCCATCCAAAGTCTGACTTGGGCTTTGTTCAGGCTGCTCACCAG AGCATCCCACCTAAACTCTCTGGACCTCAGCATCCCTCCTCTAGGCCTGGCCTCCTTTCAGGACCTGTACTCATCCCTGCTTACTCAGTACCAGGCTGTATCATTTGGGGACCCCCTGTTTGGCTGCTGGATGCTGCTGCCTTTGCAGCGGAGGTACAGTGTGGCTCTGAGATTGGCTGTGTTTGGAGAACATGTCGGGATGCTCCGCTCACTCAGTGTCACTGTGGAACAG CTCCCCATTGCACTGGAGAACTTCACTTCTCCCCCAGAGGACTGCCTGGCCCTGCTCCGTCTGTACTTCCGCTGCCTGCTCACTGGAACTCTGAAGCAGCGCTGGTGCCCTGTGCTCTATGTGGTCGCACTCTCTCACCTCAACTCCTTCATTTTCTCCCAGCACGCTGCAGCACAG GAGGTGGAGGCTGCTCGCATCAGTATGCTCCGGAAAATATTCTACCTGACTGATGAG gtGTTGAAGAAGCACCTCCTGCTGTTCCGTCTGCCCCAGCAGCAGTCAGACTGTGGTTTTGACCTGTATGAGCAGCTGCCTCCCATCAGGGCCAGGCGTCTGGAACAAGTCCTGCGACCACAGGAACCCAGTAATGACAAGGACCACCGAGATGAGAGCGAGAGGTGA